Proteins encoded by one window of Sorex araneus isolate mSorAra2 chromosome 3, mSorAra2.pri, whole genome shotgun sequence:
- the LOC101557953 gene encoding olfactory receptor 1P1-like, whose product MAGGNQSDSFELLLWGLSDKPEQQRVLFLVFLWMYLVTVTGNLLIVLAIVTDKHLHTPMYFFLASLSCADILFTSTTVPKALLNIQTQTRSISYAGCMVQLYFFLTFGDMDSFLLATMAYDRYVAICHPLHYTMIMSPRRCTLLITACWTLTNMVAMTHTFLIFRLSFCSKKVILDFYCDLGPLMKVACSDTQVNELVMLFLGGTVILIPFTLILVSYIRIVAAILRVPSAQGRRKAFSTCGSHLAVVVLFFGTVIRAYLCPSSSTSNSVEKNTAAAVMYTVVTPLLNPFIYSLRNKDMKGALGRLLRGKVFILRCK is encoded by the exons ATGGCAGGAGGAAACCAAAGCGACAGCTTTGAGCTCCTTCTCTGGGGACTCTCAGATAAGCCAGAGCAACAACGTGTCCTATTTCTGGTGTTCCTGTGGATGTATCTGGTAACTGTGACtggcaacctgctcattgtccTGGCCATTGTCACAGACAAACACCttcacacgcccatgtacttcttccttgcAAGCCTTTCATGTGCAGACATTCTCTTCACTTCCACCACTGTACCCAAGGCCCTGTTGAACATCCAGACTCAGACTAGGTCCATCTCCTATGCAGGATGCATGGTCCAact atacttCTTCTTGACTTTTGGCGACATGGACAGCTTTCTTTTGGCCACAATGGCTTacgaccgctatgtggccatctgccaccctctTCACTACACAATGATCATGAGCCCCCGGCGCTGCACACTCCTAATTACTGCTTGCTGGACCCTTACTAATATGGTAGCCATGACCCACACCTTTCTCATATTCAGACTTTCATTCTGCTCCAAGAAAGTAATTCTTGATTTCTACTGTGATTTGGGTCCCCTGATGAAGGTGGCTTGTTCTGACACTCAGGTCAACGAACTTGTGATGCTTTTTCTTGGAGGGACAGTCATATTAATTCCCTTTACACTTATCCTGGTCTCTTATATCCGCATTGTTGCAGCCATCCTCAGGGTGCCCTCTGCCCAGGGGAGGCGCAAAGCCTTCTCTACCTGTGGGTCCCACCttgctgttgttgttctgttctttgggacagtgatcagggcttatctGTGTCCCTCATCCTCTACCTCCAACTCGGTAGAAAAGAACACCGCAGCTGCAGTCATGTACACAGTTGTGACTCCTTTGTTGAACCCTTTCATTTATAGCCTAAGAAACAAGGACATGAAGGGAGCCCTGGGGAGACTTCTCAGGGGCAAAGTCTTTATCCTGAGGTGCAAGTAA